GATGTTGTGATCATTAGATACGTAGGTCCTAAGGGTGCACCTGGTATGCCAGAAATGCTTTCAGTAACTTCGGCAATAGTTGGTGCTGGACTTGGGGATACGGTTGCGTTAATCACTGACGGAAGATTTAGTGGCGCTACGCGAGGGTTCATGGTAGGCCACGTTGCACCCGAAGCTGCCGTCGGCGGTCCAATAGCAATTGTTAAGGATGGAGATATAGTTGTCATTGACGCCTATGAAAAGAGGTTAGAGGTTAAGTTGAGTGATGATGAGATAAAAAATAGAATGAAGAATTGGACACCACCAAAACCTAAATACACAACGGGAGTATTGGCTAAGTATGCTAAGTTGGTAACAAGTGCATCAAGAGGTGCTGTCCTAGAGTAGACCTTATAGATCAGAATTGGTAGAACTTAAAAGGATCATTAAATGTAAGTATTGATATATGGATATAATGGTTTTACCTGGCGATGGTATTGGACCTGAAATTATGAGAAGCGCACTAAGAATCCTTGAAATAATGCGTAGTAATTTTAATGTTAAGATTGAATCACAGGTTTACGATAACATAAATGCGAGGAATATAGCCTCTGGTAAAGTAACCCTTGATTACGTACTTGATGAGGCAAGGAAGTATAGGGCCATTTTAAAGGGACCTATGGGTGACCCAAATATTAGGACCAAGGATGGTGTTGAGGCTGGCTTGGACATAATACTTGGACTTAGGTTTAACCTTGACCTTTACGCAAATGTAAGGCCTATTAAGTTGCTTCCTGGCGTTCAATCTCCATTGAGGGACTATGGTGATGGTAGTAAAACAATTGACTATGTGTTAATAAGGGAGAACAGTGAGGGACTTTATTCAAGTCATTTTGGTGGTTTAATACTTAGGGATGATGTAGCTATTGATATTCAAACAATAACTAGGAAAGGTACTGAGAGAATAGTGAGATTTGCATTTGAATTAGCTAGGAGAAGTAAGGGCAATGCCTATGGTGAAAAAGTCGTGACATGCGTTGATAAGAGCAATGTTTTAAAAAGTTTCTATTTCTTTAGGAAGGTATTCACGGAGGTCGCCAGGAATTACTCAGAT
This is a stretch of genomic DNA from Vulcanisaeta moutnovskia 768-28. It encodes these proteins:
- a CDS encoding isocitrate/isopropylmalate dehydrogenase family protein produces the protein MDIMVLPGDGIGPEIMRSALRILEIMRSNFNVKIESQVYDNINARNIASGKVTLDYVLDEARKYRAILKGPMGDPNIRTKDGVEAGLDIILGLRFNLDLYANVRPIKLLPGVQSPLRDYGDGSKTIDYVLIRENSEGLYSSHFGGLILRDDVAIDIQTITRKGTERIVRFAFELARRSKGNAYGEKVVTCVDKSNVLKSFYFFRKVFTEVARNYSDVKYNFMYADAMAQFMILHPEMLNIVVTENMFGDILSELAAATVGGVGLAWSGNIGDDRAMFEPVHGSAPDIGGKVTTEEFTNEIINRVLRR